Within Paracholeplasma morum, the genomic segment GATTAACAACCGTATTACTGAATTTACACAATGCAGGCTTAATCCCACTATCGATGGTAATCATCGCTATGGGTATCGCAATGGGGGGATTCGCACAAATCATTGCCGGTGTTTTAGAGTTTAAAACAGGCAACACTTTCGGTGGAACGGCTTTTACTAGCTATGGTTTCTTCTGGTTAAGCTTAGTGATTATTTGGTTATTCCCTAAAGCTGGCTTAGAAGCTGACAAGGTTTCAATGGGCTTTTACTTATTGTTGTGGGGCTTATATACAGCATTCATGTTTATTGGCACATTAAAACACAATAGAACAACCCAAATCATCTTTGGATCATTAGCGTTATTATTCTTCTTACTTGCCTTAGGAGATTTCACTAAAGTAGAATTAATCACAACCATTGCTGGTTATGTTGGTATCTTCTCAGGGTTAAGCGCATTTTATGGTGCTGTTGCTCAAGTGGTAAATAACGAGTTTGGAAAAAAAGTATTGCCTCTATAAAAAAATATAAGAATCTCTTTCGTT encodes:
- a CDS encoding acetate uptake transporter; translated protein: MQKELKLANPGPLGLLGFGLTTVLLNLHNAGLIPLSMVIIAMGIAMGGFAQIIAGVLEFKTGNTFGGTAFTSYGFFWLSLVIIWLFPKAGLEADKVSMGFYLLLWGLYTAFMFIGTLKHNRTTQIIFGSLALLFFLLALGDFTKVELITTIAGYVGIFSGLSAFYGAVAQVVNNEFGKKVLPL